The following nucleotide sequence is from uncultured Roseateles sp..
AGGGTCTGAGAAGTTCTTTGCATTTTTGAATGAGCTGGATGAAAATACAGCTACTGGACAAAATGTCAGTCAGCCTGTGAGCATTGTGCCCGGCTGCCCGCCACAAAGCGAAGAGGTGCCCGTGGACGACAGCCCCAAACTCACCGCCCGTCAGCAGCAGATCCTGGATCTGGTGCAAAGCGCTATCGAACGCACCGGCTCACCACCCACCCGTGCCGAGATCGCCACCGAACTCGGCTTCAAATCGGCCAATGCCGCCGAAGAGCATTTGCAGGCATTGGCCCGCAAGGGTGCGATCGAACTGGTCGGCGGCACCTCGCGCGGCATCCGACTGAAGTCCGACACGCTGCGTGCGCTCAATGAGGCCCGCGGCCGCCAGTTTTCTATGCCCCTGCCCGGCTTTGCTCAGCTGACCCTGCCCCTGGTCGGCCGCGTCGCCGCCGGCAGCCCCATCCTGGCGCAAGAGCATATCGATCAGACCTATGTGGTCGAGGCCAGCATGTTTGCCCGCAAGCCCGACTTCCTGCTGAAGGTCAAGGGCATGAGCATGCGCGACATCGGCATCATGGACGGCGACCTGCTGGCCGTGCAAAAAACGCGCGAGGCCAAGAATGGCCAGGTCATCGTCGCCCGCCTCGGCGACGAGGTCACTGTGAAGCGCTTCCACAAGACCCGCAACACGATAGAGCTGCGACCCGAGAACGCCGACTTCGAGCCCATCATCGTGCAGGCCGGCGTCGATGACTTCGAGATCGAGGGCCTCGCCGTCGGCTTGATACGCAGCAATATGTTGATGTGAGAGGCGCCAAGGTCTGATGAAAGTCATGAAAGCCACCGAAGCCAGCGAGTGCCATGAACTCGAGCACATTCCCAACATCGGGCCGTCGCTGGCCAATGATCTGCGGCTGATAGGCATCAAGCATCCGCGGGAGCTGAACGGCCGCGATGCCTTCGTGCTGTACCAGGAGTTGTGTGCGGTGACTGGGGCAAGACATGACCCCTGCGTGCTTGACACCTTCATGGCCGCCACCGACTTCATGCGCGGCGCGCCGGCAGCGCCCTGGTGGCACTACACACCGCAGCGCAAGGCACTGTACGGTCAGATCTGAAGCGGCAAGCGTGGTCACCGAGCGCCAAAAGCAAAAAGCCCCAGCAACTGATATTGCTGGGGCTTTTTTCTTGATACTTGGCGGAGTGGACGGGACTCGAACCCGCGACCCCCGGCGTGACAGGCCGGTATTCTAACCAACTGAACTACCACTCCGCGTGGTGGCAATATTCACAGATTACTCTGCCGAGTCTTGCCAAACTCGCTCCCATACTCACCGACATGATATCGGCGAATCTGGCGTCCCCTAGGGGATTCGAACCCCTGTAGCCACCGTGAAAGGGTGGTGTCCTAGGCCTCTAGACGAAGGGGACAAATCTCTTTCAAACCAGCGCAGATATTTTTCAATATCAGTATTCAATATCAAACCCGAACCGGCCGCCGCAAATCCACACATCCGAAGATGGGTGGTGGAGGTAAGCGGGATCGAACCGCTGACCTCTTGCATGCCATGCAAGCGCTCTCCCAGCTGAGCTATACCCCCGGAGAATTTTTGTTCTCGTCGAGCAGCCGTGCCGTTCAGGCAAGACAACCAAAAAACAAGCGACCCTCAGGTCGCTTATTCGTTGCACATCATGGCAAGCCATGCTGCACGATAAACTTGGCGGAGTGGACGGGACTCGAACCCGCGACCCCCGGCGTGACAGGCCGGTAT
It contains:
- the lexA gene encoding transcriptional repressor LexA; this encodes MDDSPKLTARQQQILDLVQSAIERTGSPPTRAEIATELGFKSANAAEEHLQALARKGAIELVGGTSRGIRLKSDTLRALNEARGRQFSMPLPGFAQLTLPLVGRVAAGSPILAQEHIDQTYVVEASMFARKPDFLLKVKGMSMRDIGIMDGDLLAVQKTREAKNGQVIVARLGDEVTVKRFHKTRNTIELRPENADFEPIIVQAGVDDFEIEGLAVGLIRSNMLM
- a CDS encoding helix-hairpin-helix domain-containing protein; this encodes MKATEASECHELEHIPNIGPSLANDLRLIGIKHPRELNGRDAFVLYQELCAVTGARHDPCVLDTFMAATDFMRGAPAAPWWHYTPQRKALYGQI